Proteins encoded together in one Papaver somniferum cultivar HN1 unplaced genomic scaffold, ASM357369v1 unplaced-scaffold_117, whole genome shotgun sequence window:
- the LOC113329544 gene encoding legumin B-like, which yields MKSSSLVCLGFCFLFVLNGCLGQIEQQGGGWQTQQQQQQSRHYQGQSECRIENLNAQEPNRRVESEAGVVEFWDQNNEQFECAGVAVTRYIIQPRGLLLPSFANAPRLAYIVEGRGLTGALIPGCPETFHSIQQSQQLRGSQQQRSRDQHQKVRSIKQGDVLALPAGVSHWCYNEGETPLVAIVVHDTSSNANQLDRNLRRFQIAGSQQTQTSSYQQRQQQQRQQVRGQQDVPENNIFSGFNVETLAEAFGVSTETARKLQGQNDQRGNIVFVEGGLRVVRPQQGEEEEEREQRYRTTNGLEETMCSMRFKQNIANPTRADIYSEKGGRITSLNSQKLPILNYIQMSAERGVLYQNALLAPHWNLNAHSVMYVTRGSCRCQIVGSQGRQVFNGQLNQGQMLVVPQNFAVVKQAGNEGFEWVSFKTNDNAMTSPLVGKTSVLRAMPVSVLMNAYQISREEAQRLKNNRMEETMILTPGSRSQSQTRASA from the exons atgaagtcttcatctttaGTTTGTCTTGGTTTTTGCTTTCTTTTCGTGTTGAATGGTTGTTTAGGTcagatagaacaacaaggtggAGGATGGCaaacacagcaacaacagcaacagtcACGCCATTATCAAGGTCAAAGTGAATGTCGAATTGAAAACTTAAATGCTCAAGAACCTAACCGTCGTGTTGAGTCCGAAGCTGGTGTTGTTGAGTTTTGGGATCAGAATAATGAACAATTCGAGTGTGCTGGTGTTGCTGTTACTCGATATATTATCCAACCTAGAGGACTTCTCTTGCCTTCTTTTGCAAATGCCCCTAGACTTGCCTACATTGTTGAAG GTAGGGGATTGACCGGAGCCCTTATCCCTGGCTGTCCTGAAACTTTTCACTCAATTCAACAGTCTCAGCAACTAAGAGGAAGCCAGCAACAGAGATCTAGAGATCAACATCAGAAGGTGCGTAGCATCAAACAAGGTGATGTTTTGGCTTTGCCTGCAGGAGTTTCTCATTGGTGCTACAATGAGGGTGAGACTCCACTTGTCGCTATCGTTGTTCACGACACAAGCAGCAACGCTAACCAGCTGGATCGCAACCTCAGG AGATTTCAAATAGCCGGAAGCCAGCAAACACAAACTAGCTCATATCAAcaaagacaacaacaacaacgtcaACAGGTAAGAGGTCAACAAGATGTCCCAGAAAACAACATCTTCAGTGGCTTCAATGTCGAAACTTTGGCCGAGGCTTTTGGAGTTAGCACCGAGACAGCAAGGAAACTACAAGGACAAAATGACCAGAGAGGTAACATTGTCTTTGTTGAAGGTGGGCTTCGAGTGGTAAGGCCACAACAAGGAGAAGAGGAGGAGGAACGAGAGCAACGTTACAGGACCACAAACGGGTTAGAGGAAACAATGTGCAGCATGAGATTCAAGCAGAACATTGCCAATCCAACAAGAGCTGATATTTACTCAGAAAAAGGTGGAAGAATCACTTCCCTCAACAGCCAGAAGTTACCCATCCTTAACTACATCCAAATGAGTGCTGAGAGAGGAGTTCTTTACCAG AACGCTCTACTTGCACCACACTGGAACTTGAACGCCCACAGCGTGATGTACGTCACCAGAGGAAGTTGTAGGTGTCAAATTGTAGGTAGCCAAGGTCGCCAAGTTTTCAACGGCCAACTAAACCAAGGTCAAATGTTGGTTGTTCCTCAGAACTTCGCCGTGGTTAAACAGGCTGGAAATGAAGGATTTGAATGGGTATCATTCAAGACTAACGACAACGCTATGACAAGTCCATTGGTCGGTAAGACTTCCGTGTTAAGAGCAATGCCCGTAAGTGTGTTGATGAATGCTTACCAAATCTCAAG